DNA sequence from the Sediminibacillus dalangtanensis genome:
GCGGTAAATTGATTTCCCTTTTTTTCCTGAACAGACTGGACACAATTTGTTCAGCTACCGTATCCGCCTTCAGCATATACCTTTCTACCGACTTCCGATAATTCCCGGAAGGGTCGGCATGATCGAAAAAACGCGTGGCGATTGGACCAGGATTAACGGTTGTAACAAATATCCCCTGCCCTTCCACTTCCAGTCGCAGCGCGTTGGAGAATCCGACAACAGCATGCTTGCTTGCACTATATACCGACGATTTAGGAGTTGCTAGTTTACCTGCCTGGGAGGCTATATTTACAATATGACCACTGTTATTACGCAGAAAGTGCGGCAGCATGTGATAGACGACTTTAATCAACGCTGTCACATTGAGCTGCAGCATGTTTTCAATATCCTCCCAGCGAGCATCCTGTAAATAGTCAAAGACACCAAAACCAGCATTATTGACCAATCCGTGAATCTGTTGGTGCTGCAACCCTATTTCTTCAAACAATTCATCCAACCGACCGATTTCCGTCAAATCTGCCGGATAAAACGGAATATCTTTCCCATGGATTCCCTTCAATTCTTCGGCCAGACGCTTTAATTTCGCTTCCGATCGCGCAATTAAAATTGGAATACCGCCTTGTTCCGCTATCTTTCTGGCAATTTCTTCACCTAAACCGCTTGAAGCTCCGGTGATGAGTATCTTTTTCCCTGCAATTCTGTCATTCATTCGTATCACTCGCTTCTTATTTGAAACTTGGAAATGCCGTTTACATTTATTCTTTCAATTTTATGGCAATCTTCCAAATAATCAAGCTGGCCAATCGTTTCCGACATCGTCAGCCCAAATTCTTTATTAATTTGATTAGGAAATAACTTTTCACATATCTGAAAAGCCGTTTTCCTCCCATCTTCAAGTATTTCTCTTACCCGTTCAGCCCGTTGCTCCTGTTTCTGCAACCGCTTATCAATCAAAGATGCAGCTTCCGTGAAGATCGGGCCATGTCCTGGGTAAACAGTATGTATCCCAAGCTCTTTACAATGGTTCAGAGCACTGCGATATTGCAGCAATGGTTTCGGGCGATCCATCCCCGGTTCGATCGGCGGCTCCAGTAATGGATTGGATGAAATATGGGAGAGCAAATGATCCCCCCCAATAAAAGCCCTTGATTCTTCCTGATAGAAGGATAAATGGCTTTGCGCATGACCTGGTGTTTCGACCACTCGGTACTCCTCATGACCAGGAAGCCGATCTCCTTCGACGAGATAATCAGAAAGTTCCCCTTTTCCTGCGAAACGAAGAGGTGCCCGAAGCGTTTTTAAAAACGCTTGATAGGACTCCGGGACTCCCGATTTTATGTATAAATCATGAAAGAACTGTTCATACCGTTGGAAATACGCTTCCTCACGCTTAAGCCAAACATCATTCAATGCATGCCCATATATGGCTTTTAATCTGGGGAATTCTTCCGTAAATCCTATATGATCCGGGTGGTGGTGTGTCAAAACAAGCTGTTCGATATCCTTCGGGCTATAACCTAACTTTTCCAGACCGTTCACTAAAGCTTCCCAAGCCTGTTTTGTCTTGGTTCCGGCGTCGATTAACGTCAACGTGTCCCCTTTGATCAAGTAAACATGAACGTCCCCGACAGCAAAAGGAGTCGGAACAGTTATCTGATAGATATTCGATTCAGACATATACAACGCCTCCAAAAATGAATGACTGTTCATTTTTTATAATCATTGTACGCTTTTTTTCTTGGAAAGTCACCCTTTTTGCAAAATAACGAAAGGAAAAACCGAACGAGTTTGAATAGGTGGATTCGGATCATCGTTCGGTTTTAAGTTGATCTCAGTCCCTTACTTTTTGCTTCCTAGCAGTGACTCGATCGTAAATTTTACAATTTCAGGCAAGAAACCGAAGCTGTAAGTCAGTTCTAAGCGTTCTGTCCACTGATGCGGGTCTTTACCCAGCGGACCAACATTCAGTATTGGCATCGTAATCTGCTCCATTACATCCTCCGGCAGTTCAAATCCTTTATTTTGTAAAGGCATATTTCCCGTCAGTGGAGACAAGCTGCTGTCTGAAGCTACCGGGCCGATATAGCTTAAATCAGACAAGCCTGGAAAGTACTCAACTGTTTGTAGTGGAATACCATAACGATGGCTGACATAATCCCTAACCAGTTCCGCTGTTTTGGCTATGTATTCATCATGATGAGAGGTAACGGCTGGATAAAAAGGAGGACTGTAAAATAAGACGATCATCGGCGCATATTCTTTACATAGGGCGGCCAGTTCCTGTACCAACAATGTCGAAAAATCTCTATCACCTGTATCCCTTTTTTTAATCAGTAAATTTTGCCGCCGTTCCACTTCTTCTCTGCCGAACTGAGAAACAGCAAGCCGATAAAGCTCCTCATAGTGAAACACATTGACATGAAACTCGGGCTTGATAAAATCGGCAGCCATACGAGCGTATTTATCCACTTTTTCATCGTAATGGCGTTCGATGGCAGTAGCCGCATTCCGGGCGGCACGGAACAATTTCTCATTTATCATTTCTATCGATTGCTTTAAATAATGCACATTATACATTGAAACAGCTGAAACAGGCGTCTGTACGGAATATTCTTCCTTTAAATCGCGTTGCATCAGACTGACCGGAGGGGGTGTAACTTCCTCCCCCACTTTTTCAACAAAAGATTCATTCAACTCCAGCTCTTCTGATAAGAAACTGATCATCAAATTGGCGTTCAATCCGGCAAACGGTTCGCCGACGTGTGTTTCTTTTCCATAACATAAAAACCCAGGAAGCACCTTGCCAATCGAACCGGTGTACATGTAATGGTTTTTATCACCTGGATACTTGCTGAACATCGGCTCTCCGTTCAAACATGCCCGGTAACGAAGTCCGTGTTCATCTCTCAACCTTTTCAAAACCGGCAAGGCAGTGATCATTCCGAGTGAATTCACTTCCTCATCCGGAACCGTG
Encoded proteins:
- a CDS encoding SDR family NAD(P)-dependent oxidoreductase, with translation MNDRIAGKKILITGASSGLGEEIARKIAEQGGIPILIARSEAKLKRLAEELKGIHGKDIPFYPADLTEIGRLDELFEEIGLQHQQIHGLVNNAGFGVFDYLQDARWEDIENMLQLNVTALIKVVYHMLPHFLRNNSGHIVNIASQAGKLATPKSSVYSASKHAVVGFSNALRLEVEGQGIFVTTVNPGPIATRFFDHADPSGNYRKSVERYMLKADTVAEQIVSSLFRKKREINLPRWMEIGSKLYQISPVWMEKLLKKQFNKK
- a CDS encoding MBL fold metallo-hydrolase, which produces MSESNIYQITVPTPFAVGDVHVYLIKGDTLTLIDAGTKTKQAWEALVNGLEKLGYSPKDIEQLVLTHHHPDHIGFTEEFPRLKAIYGHALNDVWLKREEAYFQRYEQFFHDLYIKSGVPESYQAFLKTLRAPLRFAGKGELSDYLVEGDRLPGHEEYRVVETPGHAQSHLSFYQEESRAFIGGDHLLSHISSNPLLEPPIEPGMDRPKPLLQYRSALNHCKELGIHTVYPGHGPIFTEAASLIDKRLQKQEQRAERVREILEDGRKTAFQICEKLFPNQINKEFGLTMSETIGQLDYLEDCHKIERINVNGISKFQIRSE
- a CDS encoding M20/M25/M40 family metallo-hydrolase, with product MQEWQTKEQLTDLLYSLVRYPSISGSEDELALAEYLLYTLRQKEYFKSNPDLVSLHPLKDGRQLLTALVKQRKEAETVILLSHFDVVGIEDYGSLKNLAFHPQELTAELNKRKADLPELVQQDLDADGEWIFGRGTMDMKSGLAVHLSMVEKAISGEFDGNILLLTVPDEEVNSLGMITALPVLKRLRDEHGLRYRACLNGEPMFSKYPGDKNHYMYTGSIGKVLPGFLCYGKETHVGEPFAGLNANLMISFLSEELELNESFVEKVGEEVTPPPVSLMQRDLKEEYSVQTPVSAVSMYNVHYLKQSIEMINEKLFRAARNAATAIERHYDEKVDKYARMAADFIKPEFHVNVFHYEELYRLAVSQFGREEVERRQNLLIKKRDTGDRDFSTLLVQELAALCKEYAPMIVLFYSPPFYPAVTSHHDEYIAKTAELVRDYVSHRYGIPLQTVEYFPGLSDLSYIGPVASDSSLSPLTGNMPLQNKGFELPEDVMEQITMPILNVGPLGKDPHQWTERLELTYSFGFLPEIVKFTIESLLGSKK